The genomic window AGCCGCACGTAGAACACCAGCGTGCTGTCGCCCGAGGCATTGGCCATCGAATAGGAGCGCCAGGCCTCGCTGCCCGCGGCGCGCAGGCGCACGTACTGGCCGGGCTGGAAGCTCACGGGTGCATCGACGCGGACCTCGAGCCGCATCGTCTCGAGCGCCACGCGCTCGAGCGCGCTGACCGTGCCTTCGATCGGCGGCGGTTCCTCGGCCGTGGCCTCGGAGAGGTCGTAGGGCAGCTCGATCACGCAGTCTTGCGCCGTGACGCGCGAGACGCAGCACAAGGTGGCGCCGTCCGCGCGGTCGGCATCGGGCAGCACGGCGCGGTCGTAGTCGCCGAGTTCGACGCTGCCGCAGACCAGCTGCGCGGTGCAGGTGCCGCACTGGCCATTGCTGCAGTCGGTGAGCAGATTGAGCCCGGCCTCGGCGGCCGCGGCCACGACGGTGTCGCCGGGATTCGCGTCGACGCGGCGCGTGCCGCCATCGGCGAAGAGCAGGGTGATCGCGACGCTGGCGCTCATCGGTGGCTCCTTCGGTGCGCCGGTCAGTCGACCTTGAGGTTGGCGTTCTTCGCGAGCGCGGTCCAGCGCGCGATGTCGGTGGCGATCTGCCTGCCGAAGGCCGCGCTGTCGACATGGCCCGGCTCCATGCCGAGGGCCTGCAGTTTCTTCACGGTGTCGGGCTCGGCCAGCACCTCCTTGAGCGCGGCGCGGATGCGGTCCGCCACCTCGGTGGGCGTGCCCGCGGGCGCCACCAGGCCGGTCCAGATCGGCACGTCGTAGCCGGGCGTGCCCGACTCGGCGATGGTCGGCACATGCGGCAGCACGCTCGAGCGCTTCGCGGTCGTCACGGCCACGGCCTTGAGCCGGCCGGCCTGGATCTGCGGCAGCACGGCCGCGATGTCGAGGAAGCCGAGGTCGACCTCGTTGCCCAGCAGCGCGGTGATGACCGGACCGGTGCCCTTGTAGTTGACGTGCGTGAACTTCGCGCCGCCCTCGCTCGTGTAGAGCTCGGCCGCGAGCTGGAACGAGGACGAGGCCACGCCGTGGTTGAGGCCGCCGGCCGGCGCCTTGGCCGCGAGCGCCTTCAGCTCGGCCATGGTCTTGGCGCTCGACGCGGCGTTGGTCGTCACCACCAGCGGGAACGAGCCCAGCAGCGCCACCGGCTGGAAGTCCTTGACCGGGTCATAGGGCAGCTTGCCGTAGACCGCCGGGTTCACCGTCATCGCGCCCGACGAGGCCACGAACAGCGTGTAGCCGTCCGCCGGCGCCTTGGCCACCAGCTCGGCCGCAATGATCGAGTTGGCGCCCGCGCGGTTGTCGACCACGAAGGACTGCTTGAGCCGCTCCGAGAGCTTGACCGAGATCAGCCGGGCCAGGATGTCGTTGGTGCCGCCGGGTGCGAAGCCGACCACCACGCGCACCGGCTTGTCGGGATAGGCGGCCTGCGCGGGCGCGGCCAGGGCTGCAAGAAAGAGGGCGGCGGCCGCCAGCAGAGAGCGGCCGCGGAGGCGAGAAGGGGTGGCGGGGTTCATCGTGTCTCCAATCGCTTGTCGGTGCTGTTGTCCGTTGTGTGGACTGTGAGCTCATTATACGGACAAGATTCGATCGCGCAATCGGGTCGCGTCGGCGCGTCCGCGCGGCGCGGGGGAGGGGATCGGGCGGGAAGCGAAAATGCCGCGATGCAAAGCGACAACACAGGAGGGGCCATGGAGCCGAAGGAGAAGAACTCGGAGAACGTGCGCGCGGTCAACCGCGCCCTCGACATCCTTCTGGCGTTCACCAAGGACGACGCCGAGCTCACCGCCGGCGAGCTGCTGCAGCGCGTGGACCTGAGCCGGCCCACGCTCTACCGCATCCTCTACACGCTCGAGACCAAGGGCTTCATCGTCTCGGTCGGCGACCCGCAGCGTTTCCGCCTCGGGCCCTCGGTGGCGCGGCTGTCGCATGTGTGGACCGAGACGCTGGACCTGTCGGCGCTGGCCGAATCGATCATGCGCGGGCTGTGGAGCGAGACCCGCGAGACCGTCGCGATGTTCGTGGCGCAGGGCGAGATGCGCCTGTGCCTGGCCGAGATGCCGAGCCCGCAGCCGCTGAACTTCAAGCGCGGCGTCGGCTACACCGAGCGCATCGCCCGCGGCGCCAGCGGCCGCGCGATCCTGGCCTTCATGCCCGGGGCCGATGAACGGCTCGAGCAATACACCAAAGACCTGAAGATCGACCTCAAGAAGCTGCGCGCCGAACTCGATCGCACGCGCGAGCGCGGCTATGCCGTCAGCCGCGACGAGCTGATCGAAGGCGCCGTCGCCGTGGCCGCGCCGTTCTACAACGGCCGCGGCGTCGCGGGATCGATCGGCATCTTCGGCCCGGCCGCGCGCATCGGCGAGGGGCATGTGGACGCGCTGGGGCGGCAGGTGGTCGCGGCTTGCGCGCGGCTGTCGCAGGCGTTGGGGGTGAAGGGGGCGGGGGAGGCTCCGTAGTCCCAGCTACTTCCGGTGAGTGTCCTGGTTAAAGGACATTCGCCGAACTTCTTCGAAGGATGTGGCGTATGCAGGACAAGATTCGGCTGCCTGTCGAACTCGGCCAAGCCGTTCGGCGCGCGCGAAAGGAAAGGCGCCTGAAGGCGACCGACATTGCCGCGCACTCGGGCAGGGCACGCAATGTCCTCTATCGTCTGGAGCAGGGTGAGGACATCACCGTCCGCTCGTTGTTCGACATCCTGCGCGCCATGGATCTCACGATCCGCCTCGAGCACCTGGGCATGCCGACGCTGGAGGAGGTTGCGCGGCGCTTCGGGCAGGACGAGGACGATGCTTCCTGAAGCTGTCGGGCACTTCGATTTCGGAATCGCGTGCGAGTGGCCTTAAAGCGTCTCCCCCGGATCGAAATCCAGCTCCACCTTCGCCCCGTTCGGATCGTGGCAGAACAGCTGCCAGGTCCCCGCGCCCGCCTGCTGCCGCAGTTCGTACTTCACGCCCGCGGCGTCGAAGCGCGCTTTCACCGTGCGCAGGTCCTGCGCCGTGAAGGCCATGTGGTCGATCACGCCGGTGCGCTGCGCGGGCACGGGGCGGCCGAAGTACAGGTGCAGCACGGCCTGCGGCCCGCTGCCGTAGAGCCAGGCCCCCGGAAAGCCGAGGTCGGGCCGGTGGCCCACGCGCAG from Variovorax paradoxus includes these protein-coding regions:
- a CDS encoding tripartite tricarboxylate transporter substrate binding protein, with product MNPATPSRLRGRSLLAAAALFLAALAAPAQAAYPDKPVRVVVGFAPGGTNDILARLISVKLSERLKQSFVVDNRAGANSIIAAELVAKAPADGYTLFVASSGAMTVNPAVYGKLPYDPVKDFQPVALLGSFPLVVTTNAASSAKTMAELKALAAKAPAGGLNHGVASSSFQLAAELYTSEGGAKFTHVNYKGTGPVITALLGNEVDLGFLDIAAVLPQIQAGRLKAVAVTTAKRSSVLPHVPTIAESGTPGYDVPIWTGLVAPAGTPTEVADRIRAALKEVLAEPDTVKKLQALGMEPGHVDSAAFGRQIATDIARWTALAKNANLKVD
- a CDS encoding VOC family protein, producing MNHFTVTAEDERQTLDFYTGLLGLRVGHRPDLGFPGAWLYGSGPQAVLHLYFGRPVPAQRTGVIDHMAFTAQDLRTVKARFDAAGVKYELRQQAGAGTWQLFCHDPNGAKVELDFDPGETL
- a CDS encoding IclR family transcriptional regulator, giving the protein MEPKEKNSENVRAVNRALDILLAFTKDDAELTAGELLQRVDLSRPTLYRILYTLETKGFIVSVGDPQRFRLGPSVARLSHVWTETLDLSALAESIMRGLWSETRETVAMFVAQGEMRLCLAEMPSPQPLNFKRGVGYTERIARGASGRAILAFMPGADERLEQYTKDLKIDLKKLRAELDRTRERGYAVSRDELIEGAVAVAAPFYNGRGVAGSIGIFGPAARIGEGHVDALGRQVVAACARLSQALGVKGAGEAP
- a CDS encoding helix-turn-helix transcriptional regulator, with protein sequence MWRMQDKIRLPVELGQAVRRARKERRLKATDIAAHSGRARNVLYRLEQGEDITVRSLFDILRAMDLTIRLEHLGMPTLEEVARRFGQDEDDAS
- a CDS encoding 2Fe-2S iron-sulfur cluster binding domain-containing protein; amino-acid sequence: MSASVAITLLFADGGTRRVDANPGDTVVAAAAEAGLNLLTDCSNGQCGTCTAQLVCGSVELGDYDRAVLPDADRADGATLCCVSRVTAQDCVIELPYDLSEATAEEPPPIEGTVSALERVALETMRLEVRVDAPVSFQPGQYVRLRAAGSEAWRSYSMANASGDSTLVFYVRLVDGGAFSSWLAQSATVGATLELSEPRGSFFLRQEPRPRLFVAGGTGLAPFLSMLEAIAAREGAAMQPTTLLLGVRSGAHLFALERIEQFKQRLPALEVRLAAEAEPGDACHGGYATDLIGTLALDPATRIYLCGPPPMVEAGRSAAASAGLARADMLCERFN